A genomic stretch from Ovis canadensis isolate MfBH-ARS-UI-01 breed Bighorn chromosome 5, ARS-UI_OviCan_v2, whole genome shotgun sequence includes:
- the PTBP1 gene encoding polypyrimidine tract-binding protein 1 isoform X2, translated as MDGIVPDIAVGTKRGSDELFSACVTNGPFIMSGTSASTANGNDSKKFKGDSRSAGVPSRVIHIRKLPGDVTEGEVISLGLPFGKVTNLLMLKGKNQAFIEMHTEEAANTMVNYYTSVTPVLRGQPIYIQFSNHKELKTDSSPNQARAQAALQAVNSVQSGNLALAASAAAVDAGMAMAGQSPVLRIIVENLFYPVTLDVLHQIFSKFGTVLKIITFTKNNQFQALLQYADPVSAQHAKLSLDGQNIYNACCTLRIDFSKLTSLNVKYNNDKSRDYTRPDLPSGDSQPSLDQTMAAAFGLSVPNVHGALAPLAIPSAAAAAAAAGRIAIPGLAGAGNSVLLVSNLNPERVTPQSLFILFGVYGDVQRVKVLFNKKENALVQMADGSQAQLAMSHLNGHKLHGKPVRITLSKHQSVQLPREGQEDQGLTKDYGNSPLHRFKKPGSKNFQNIFPPSATLHLSNIPPSISEDDLKILFSSNGGIVKGFKFFQKDRKMALIQMGSVEEAIQALIDLHNHDLGENHHLRVSFSKSTI; from the exons CGGGGATCTGACGAGCTATTCTCTGCCTGCGTCACTAACGGACCCTTTATCATGAGCGGCACCTCAGCGTCCACAG CAAATGGAAACGACAGTAAGAAGTTCAAGGGGGACAGCAGGAGTGCGGGCGTGCCCTCCAGGGTGATCCACATCCGCAAGCTGCCCGGTGATGTCACCGAGGGGGAGGTCATTTCCCTGGGGCTGCCCTTCGGAAAGGTCACCAATCTCCTGATGCTGAAAGGGAAGAACCAG GCCTTCATCGAGATGCACACAGAAGAGGCCGCCAACACCATGGTGAACTACTACACGTCGGTGACGCCTGTGCTGCGCGGCCAGCCCATCTACATCCAGTTCTCCAACCACAAGGAGCTCAAGACAGACAGCTCCCCTAACCAGGCG CGGGCCCAGGCGGCCCTGCAGGCTGTGAACTCAGTCCAGTCAGGAAACCTGGCCCTGGCAGCCTCGGCCGCGGCAGTGGATGCGGGCATGGCCATGGCCGGCCAGAGCCCAGTGCTTAGGATCATCGTGGAGAACCTCTTTTACCCAGTGACCCTGGACGTGCTGCACCAG atctTCTCCAAGTTCGGCACCGTTCTTAAGATCATTACTTTCACCAAGAACAACCAGTTCCAGGCATTGCTGCAATACGCTGACCCCGTGAGCGCCCAGCACGCCAAGCTG TCGTTGGACGGCCAGAACATCTACAACGCATGCTGCACGCTGCGCATCGACTTCTCCAAGCTCACCAGCCTGAACGTCAAGTACAACAATGACAAGAGCCGCGACTACACACGCCCTGACCTGCCGTCCGGTGACAGCCAGCCCTCGCTGGACCAGACCATGGCTGCTGCCTTTG GTCTCTCTGTTCCTAATGTGCATGGGGCTTTGGCCCCTCTGGCTATTCCatcagcagcggcagcagcagcggcagcaggccGGATCGCCATCCCAGGCCTGGCAGGGGCAGGAAACTCTGTCCTGCTGGTCAGCAACCTCAACCCTGAG AGAGTCACACCCCAAAGCCTCTTTATTCTTTTCG GCGTGTATGGAGATGTGCAGCGCGTGAAGGTCCTGTTCAACAAGAAGGAGAACGCCCTGGTGCAGATGGCCGATGGGAGCCAGGCCCAGCTGG CCATGAGCCACCTCAATGGGCACAAGCTGCACGGAAAGCCAGTGCGCATCACACTCTCTAAGCACCAGAGCGTGCAGCTGCCCCGAGAGGGCCAGGAGGACCAGGGCCTGACCAAGGACTATGGAAACTCGCCCCTGCACCGCTTCAAGAAGCCTGGCTCCAAGAACTTCCAGAATATCTTCCCACCCTCGGCCACTCTGCACCTCTCCAACATCCC GCCCTCCATCTCTGAGGATGACCTCAAGATTCTTTTCTCCAGTAACGGCGGGATCGTCAAAGGGTTCAAGTTCTTCCA GAAGGACCGCAAGATGGCGCTGATCCAGATGGGCTCAGTGGAGGAGGCCATCCAGGCGCTCATCGACCTGCACAACCATGACCTGGGTGAGAACCACCACCTGCGGGTGTCCTTCTCCAAGTCCACCATCTAG
- the PTBP1 gene encoding polypyrimidine tract-binding protein 1 isoform X1, translated as MDGIVPDIAVGTKRGSDELFSACVTNGPFIMSGTSASTANGNDSKKFKGDSRSAGVPSRVIHIRKLPGDVTEGEVISLGLPFGKVTNLLMLKGKNQAFIEMHTEEAANTMVNYYTSVTPVLRGQPIYIQFSNHKELKTDSSPNQARAQAALQAVNSVQSGNLALAASAAAVDAGMAMAGQSPVLRIIVENLFYPVTLDVLHQIFSKFGTVLKIITFTKNNQFQALLQYADPVSAQHAKLSLDGQNIYNACCTLRIDFSKLTSLNVKYNNDKSRDYTRPDLPSGDSQPSLDQTMAAAFGAPGIMSASPYAGAGFPPTFAIPQAAGLSVPNVHGALAPLAIPSAAAAAAAAGRIAIPGLAGAGNSVLLVSNLNPERVTPQSLFILFGVYGDVQRVKVLFNKKENALVQMADGSQAQLAMSHLNGHKLHGKPVRITLSKHQSVQLPREGQEDQGLTKDYGNSPLHRFKKPGSKNFQNIFPPSATLHLSNIPPSISEDDLKILFSSNGGIVKGFKFFQKDRKMALIQMGSVEEAIQALIDLHNHDLGENHHLRVSFSKSTI; from the exons CGGGGATCTGACGAGCTATTCTCTGCCTGCGTCACTAACGGACCCTTTATCATGAGCGGCACCTCAGCGTCCACAG CAAATGGAAACGACAGTAAGAAGTTCAAGGGGGACAGCAGGAGTGCGGGCGTGCCCTCCAGGGTGATCCACATCCGCAAGCTGCCCGGTGATGTCACCGAGGGGGAGGTCATTTCCCTGGGGCTGCCCTTCGGAAAGGTCACCAATCTCCTGATGCTGAAAGGGAAGAACCAG GCCTTCATCGAGATGCACACAGAAGAGGCCGCCAACACCATGGTGAACTACTACACGTCGGTGACGCCTGTGCTGCGCGGCCAGCCCATCTACATCCAGTTCTCCAACCACAAGGAGCTCAAGACAGACAGCTCCCCTAACCAGGCG CGGGCCCAGGCGGCCCTGCAGGCTGTGAACTCAGTCCAGTCAGGAAACCTGGCCCTGGCAGCCTCGGCCGCGGCAGTGGATGCGGGCATGGCCATGGCCGGCCAGAGCCCAGTGCTTAGGATCATCGTGGAGAACCTCTTTTACCCAGTGACCCTGGACGTGCTGCACCAG atctTCTCCAAGTTCGGCACCGTTCTTAAGATCATTACTTTCACCAAGAACAACCAGTTCCAGGCATTGCTGCAATACGCTGACCCCGTGAGCGCCCAGCACGCCAAGCTG TCGTTGGACGGCCAGAACATCTACAACGCATGCTGCACGCTGCGCATCGACTTCTCCAAGCTCACCAGCCTGAACGTCAAGTACAACAATGACAAGAGCCGCGACTACACACGCCCTGACCTGCCGTCCGGTGACAGCCAGCCCTCGCTGGACCAGACCATGGCTGCTGCCTTTG GTGCGCCTGGTATAATGTCAGCCTCTCCGTATGCAGGAGCTGGTTTCCCTCCCACCTTTGCAATTCCTCAAGCCGCAG GTCTCTCTGTTCCTAATGTGCATGGGGCTTTGGCCCCTCTGGCTATTCCatcagcagcggcagcagcagcggcagcaggccGGATCGCCATCCCAGGCCTGGCAGGGGCAGGAAACTCTGTCCTGCTGGTCAGCAACCTCAACCCTGAG AGAGTCACACCCCAAAGCCTCTTTATTCTTTTCG GCGTGTATGGAGATGTGCAGCGCGTGAAGGTCCTGTTCAACAAGAAGGAGAACGCCCTGGTGCAGATGGCCGATGGGAGCCAGGCCCAGCTGG CCATGAGCCACCTCAATGGGCACAAGCTGCACGGAAAGCCAGTGCGCATCACACTCTCTAAGCACCAGAGCGTGCAGCTGCCCCGAGAGGGCCAGGAGGACCAGGGCCTGACCAAGGACTATGGAAACTCGCCCCTGCACCGCTTCAAGAAGCCTGGCTCCAAGAACTTCCAGAATATCTTCCCACCCTCGGCCACTCTGCACCTCTCCAACATCCC GCCCTCCATCTCTGAGGATGACCTCAAGATTCTTTTCTCCAGTAACGGCGGGATCGTCAAAGGGTTCAAGTTCTTCCA GAAGGACCGCAAGATGGCGCTGATCCAGATGGGCTCAGTGGAGGAGGCCATCCAGGCGCTCATCGACCTGCACAACCATGACCTGGGTGAGAACCACCACCTGCGGGTGTCCTTCTCCAAGTCCACCATCTAG
- the PTBP1 gene encoding polypyrimidine tract-binding protein 1 isoform X4, with protein MSGTSASTANGNDSKKFKGDSRSAGVPSRVIHIRKLPGDVTEGEVISLGLPFGKVTNLLMLKGKNQAFIEMHTEEAANTMVNYYTSVTPVLRGQPIYIQFSNHKELKTDSSPNQARAQAALQAVNSVQSGNLALAASAAAVDAGMAMAGQSPVLRIIVENLFYPVTLDVLHQIFSKFGTVLKIITFTKNNQFQALLQYADPVSAQHAKLSLDGQNIYNACCTLRIDFSKLTSLNVKYNNDKSRDYTRPDLPSGDSQPSLDQTMAAAFGLSVPNVHGALAPLAIPSAAAAAAAAGRIAIPGLAGAGNSVLLVSNLNPERVTPQSLFILFGVYGDVQRVKVLFNKKENALVQMADGSQAQLAMSHLNGHKLHGKPVRITLSKHQSVQLPREGQEDQGLTKDYGNSPLHRFKKPGSKNFQNIFPPSATLHLSNIPPSISEDDLKILFSSNGGIVKGFKFFQKDRKMALIQMGSVEEAIQALIDLHNHDLGENHHLRVSFSKSTI; from the exons ATGAGCGGCACCTCAGCGTCCACAG CAAATGGAAACGACAGTAAGAAGTTCAAGGGGGACAGCAGGAGTGCGGGCGTGCCCTCCAGGGTGATCCACATCCGCAAGCTGCCCGGTGATGTCACCGAGGGGGAGGTCATTTCCCTGGGGCTGCCCTTCGGAAAGGTCACCAATCTCCTGATGCTGAAAGGGAAGAACCAG GCCTTCATCGAGATGCACACAGAAGAGGCCGCCAACACCATGGTGAACTACTACACGTCGGTGACGCCTGTGCTGCGCGGCCAGCCCATCTACATCCAGTTCTCCAACCACAAGGAGCTCAAGACAGACAGCTCCCCTAACCAGGCG CGGGCCCAGGCGGCCCTGCAGGCTGTGAACTCAGTCCAGTCAGGAAACCTGGCCCTGGCAGCCTCGGCCGCGGCAGTGGATGCGGGCATGGCCATGGCCGGCCAGAGCCCAGTGCTTAGGATCATCGTGGAGAACCTCTTTTACCCAGTGACCCTGGACGTGCTGCACCAG atctTCTCCAAGTTCGGCACCGTTCTTAAGATCATTACTTTCACCAAGAACAACCAGTTCCAGGCATTGCTGCAATACGCTGACCCCGTGAGCGCCCAGCACGCCAAGCTG TCGTTGGACGGCCAGAACATCTACAACGCATGCTGCACGCTGCGCATCGACTTCTCCAAGCTCACCAGCCTGAACGTCAAGTACAACAATGACAAGAGCCGCGACTACACACGCCCTGACCTGCCGTCCGGTGACAGCCAGCCCTCGCTGGACCAGACCATGGCTGCTGCCTTTG GTCTCTCTGTTCCTAATGTGCATGGGGCTTTGGCCCCTCTGGCTATTCCatcagcagcggcagcagcagcggcagcaggccGGATCGCCATCCCAGGCCTGGCAGGGGCAGGAAACTCTGTCCTGCTGGTCAGCAACCTCAACCCTGAG AGAGTCACACCCCAAAGCCTCTTTATTCTTTTCG GCGTGTATGGAGATGTGCAGCGCGTGAAGGTCCTGTTCAACAAGAAGGAGAACGCCCTGGTGCAGATGGCCGATGGGAGCCAGGCCCAGCTGG CCATGAGCCACCTCAATGGGCACAAGCTGCACGGAAAGCCAGTGCGCATCACACTCTCTAAGCACCAGAGCGTGCAGCTGCCCCGAGAGGGCCAGGAGGACCAGGGCCTGACCAAGGACTATGGAAACTCGCCCCTGCACCGCTTCAAGAAGCCTGGCTCCAAGAACTTCCAGAATATCTTCCCACCCTCGGCCACTCTGCACCTCTCCAACATCCC GCCCTCCATCTCTGAGGATGACCTCAAGATTCTTTTCTCCAGTAACGGCGGGATCGTCAAAGGGTTCAAGTTCTTCCA GAAGGACCGCAAGATGGCGCTGATCCAGATGGGCTCAGTGGAGGAGGCCATCCAGGCGCTCATCGACCTGCACAACCATGACCTGGGTGAGAACCACCACCTGCGGGTGTCCTTCTCCAAGTCCACCATCTAG
- the PTBP1 gene encoding polypyrimidine tract-binding protein 1 isoform X3, with the protein MSGTSASTANGNDSKKFKGDSRSAGVPSRVIHIRKLPGDVTEGEVISLGLPFGKVTNLLMLKGKNQAFIEMHTEEAANTMVNYYTSVTPVLRGQPIYIQFSNHKELKTDSSPNQARAQAALQAVNSVQSGNLALAASAAAVDAGMAMAGQSPVLRIIVENLFYPVTLDVLHQIFSKFGTVLKIITFTKNNQFQALLQYADPVSAQHAKLSLDGQNIYNACCTLRIDFSKLTSLNVKYNNDKSRDYTRPDLPSGDSQPSLDQTMAAAFGAPGIMSASPYAGAGFPPTFAIPQAAGLSVPNVHGALAPLAIPSAAAAAAAAGRIAIPGLAGAGNSVLLVSNLNPERVTPQSLFILFGVYGDVQRVKVLFNKKENALVQMADGSQAQLAMSHLNGHKLHGKPVRITLSKHQSVQLPREGQEDQGLTKDYGNSPLHRFKKPGSKNFQNIFPPSATLHLSNIPPSISEDDLKILFSSNGGIVKGFKFFQKDRKMALIQMGSVEEAIQALIDLHNHDLGENHHLRVSFSKSTI; encoded by the exons ATGAGCGGCACCTCAGCGTCCACAG CAAATGGAAACGACAGTAAGAAGTTCAAGGGGGACAGCAGGAGTGCGGGCGTGCCCTCCAGGGTGATCCACATCCGCAAGCTGCCCGGTGATGTCACCGAGGGGGAGGTCATTTCCCTGGGGCTGCCCTTCGGAAAGGTCACCAATCTCCTGATGCTGAAAGGGAAGAACCAG GCCTTCATCGAGATGCACACAGAAGAGGCCGCCAACACCATGGTGAACTACTACACGTCGGTGACGCCTGTGCTGCGCGGCCAGCCCATCTACATCCAGTTCTCCAACCACAAGGAGCTCAAGACAGACAGCTCCCCTAACCAGGCG CGGGCCCAGGCGGCCCTGCAGGCTGTGAACTCAGTCCAGTCAGGAAACCTGGCCCTGGCAGCCTCGGCCGCGGCAGTGGATGCGGGCATGGCCATGGCCGGCCAGAGCCCAGTGCTTAGGATCATCGTGGAGAACCTCTTTTACCCAGTGACCCTGGACGTGCTGCACCAG atctTCTCCAAGTTCGGCACCGTTCTTAAGATCATTACTTTCACCAAGAACAACCAGTTCCAGGCATTGCTGCAATACGCTGACCCCGTGAGCGCCCAGCACGCCAAGCTG TCGTTGGACGGCCAGAACATCTACAACGCATGCTGCACGCTGCGCATCGACTTCTCCAAGCTCACCAGCCTGAACGTCAAGTACAACAATGACAAGAGCCGCGACTACACACGCCCTGACCTGCCGTCCGGTGACAGCCAGCCCTCGCTGGACCAGACCATGGCTGCTGCCTTTG GTGCGCCTGGTATAATGTCAGCCTCTCCGTATGCAGGAGCTGGTTTCCCTCCCACCTTTGCAATTCCTCAAGCCGCAG GTCTCTCTGTTCCTAATGTGCATGGGGCTTTGGCCCCTCTGGCTATTCCatcagcagcggcagcagcagcggcagcaggccGGATCGCCATCCCAGGCCTGGCAGGGGCAGGAAACTCTGTCCTGCTGGTCAGCAACCTCAACCCTGAG AGAGTCACACCCCAAAGCCTCTTTATTCTTTTCG GCGTGTATGGAGATGTGCAGCGCGTGAAGGTCCTGTTCAACAAGAAGGAGAACGCCCTGGTGCAGATGGCCGATGGGAGCCAGGCCCAGCTGG CCATGAGCCACCTCAATGGGCACAAGCTGCACGGAAAGCCAGTGCGCATCACACTCTCTAAGCACCAGAGCGTGCAGCTGCCCCGAGAGGGCCAGGAGGACCAGGGCCTGACCAAGGACTATGGAAACTCGCCCCTGCACCGCTTCAAGAAGCCTGGCTCCAAGAACTTCCAGAATATCTTCCCACCCTCGGCCACTCTGCACCTCTCCAACATCCC GCCCTCCATCTCTGAGGATGACCTCAAGATTCTTTTCTCCAGTAACGGCGGGATCGTCAAAGGGTTCAAGTTCTTCCA GAAGGACCGCAAGATGGCGCTGATCCAGATGGGCTCAGTGGAGGAGGCCATCCAGGCGCTCATCGACCTGCACAACCATGACCTGGGTGAGAACCACCACCTGCGGGTGTCCTTCTCCAAGTCCACCATCTAG